Genomic segment of Erythrobacter sp. BLCC-B19:
TGACCACGCCCTGAAGACCGGTCAGCTGGCTGTCGAGATAAGCGCGCAGGCGATCGAGTTCCTCGGAATCGCACAGGTCGGGGGCGGCGACTTCCTCGTCGAAGCGGGTGGTGAAGGCCTTGTAGTCGACGCTCGCGGGGACTTCGGCCTGCGGGCGGTTGGGGCGCACGGGGGCGTTGGCGGCGTCGCTGTCGTCACCCGGTTCGCCCTCGGCCATGTCGCTGTCGGTCTGGGTGTCGGAGGATTGCTCCCCTTCCCCATCGCCCTCGGCCATGTCGCCCGCCATTTCGGCCGACTGCGGATCGCCCTCGCCCTGATTGTCGTCGTCGCCCTGCTCGTCGTCGCTCGGGGCGTCATCGTCATCCGCGTCGTCGCTGTCGCTCTCGTCGGGAGCTTCGGTTGGGCGGGTGAGATCGAGTTCGCGCAGCATATCGAGCGCGAGTTTCTGGAAGGCTTCCTGATCGCCGATCTTCTCGGCCAGCCCCGCGAAATCGCCGCCGACCTTCTCCTCGAGGAAGTCGCGCACCAGCTCGATCCCGCCCTGCGCCTTCTGCGGCACAGCCTCCCCCGTCAGCGCCTCGCGCACCAGCAGGGCGAGCGCGGTCTGGAGCGGGACTTCGGACGAGTTCTGCGCGCGCACAATCTTGTCGCCTGCGGTGCGCATTTCGGTGGCAGCATCAAGATTGGCGCGAATCCCGCCAAAGCGGTTGGCACCGAGCGCCTCATACCGCACCTGCTCGATCGCATCATAACAGGCGCGCGCAATGGGTTCGGGCGGGGCCGAGCGGGCGTGGAGCGCGGCGTCATGGTGGCGCAGCTTCAAAGCGAACGAGTCGGCAAAGCCGCGCGCCTCGGTCACCTGATCGGGCGGCAGATCGCGCCCCGGCAGCGGCACGCGGAAGCGGTTGCCCGCGCTTCCGGGCACATCCGCGCTCCAGGCGACCTCAACCTCGGCATCGCGCGCAATCGCCCGCGATGCGCCGGTAAGCGCCTGCTTGAACAGATCGAGCGGGGACTGGTCAGCCATTATCGGTTTTCTTTAGCAACTAATCTGGCGCGCGGAAGTGGCAAAAAGGCGAGGCCTCAGAGGATCGACTGCCCGGTCTTGGCCCAATCAGCCATGAAGCCTTCGATGCCCTTGTCGGTCAGCACGTGCTTGAACAGCGCGTGGATCACCGCAGGCGGCGCGGTCATCACGTCGGCGCCGATCTTGGCGGCCTGCAACACGTGGGTGGTGTGGCGCACGGATGCGACGAGGATTTCGGTGGCGAAATTGTAGTTGTCGTAGATCAGGCGGATGTCCTCGATCAGGTCCATCCCGTCGAACCCGTTGTCGTCATGCCGCCCGACGAAGGGCGAGATGAAGGTCGCGCCCGCCTTGGCCGCAAGCAGCGCCTGATTGGCCGAGAAGCACAGCGTGACATTGACCATCGTCCCCTCGGACGACAGCGCCTTGCAGGTCTTGAGGCCGTCAACCGTCAGCGGCACCTTGATGCAGACATTGTCGGCGATCTTCCTGAGGACTTCGGCCTCTTTCATCATCGTCGCGTGGTCGAGTGCCACCACCTCGGCGCTGACCGGCCCGTCGACGATCCCGCAGATTTCCTTGGTCACCTCCATGAAATCCCGCCCCGACTTGGCAATCAGCGAAGGGTTGGTCGTAACGCCATCGAGCAGGCCGGTGGCAGCCAGTTCGCGGATCGGCTCGATCTCGGCGGTGTCGACGAAGAATTTCATGGGTTCACTCCGGTAGATTGCGATAGTCAGCGCGGCAGCGCGGGCTTAGGGGGTGAGCATGACTCGGACCCCCATGCGAATTGCGTCGCTGCTTGCCGCCATGGTTGCCGCTTGGCAACCGTCGATAGCGCTTGCCGACAATGACGATACGCAATTGTGGCAGTTCGTGTTCCTGACGGGCGATCTCGACAAGGACACACGCCTGACCGTGGATGCCACGCAGCGCTGGCGCGAGGATGCGCGCGGGGGCGAACAGCAGACCCTGCGCGTGACGCTGGAGCAGACCGTGGCAGAGGGCGTGCGCATCGGCGCAGGCGGCGCGGTGTTCGATGCGGGCGGAAATACCGAACTGCGCCCGCACCAGCAGATCATTTTCACCGAGGGCCGCTTCGAATTCCGCACCCGGCTGGAAGAGCGGTTCTTCGACGGGGCCGACCGGATGGAACTGCGGCTGCGCCAGCGGGTGCAGTACAACCAGCCGCTAGGCGACGGCTGGCGCGCGAGTGTCGGGGGCGAATGGCTCGGGCTGCTGCAAGGGCGCAACAGCGGCCAGGGCGCATCGACCGAGCAATGGCGCGCGCAGGCCGGCATCGCCTACAAGATCAGCGACAAGCTGGAGATCGGCGCGAATTACTGGCTGCTGGCGTTCCCGCGCGGGGGCTTGCCGGCGCGCTATACCCATGTCCCGCAGACGGTGCTGACCTACCGGTTCTAGATCGCGCGTTCTAGATGCTCCGGCCCAGCCCGAACACCCCGATCAGCAGCGGATCGCGGGTTGCCTCGGGGTTGGCGCGGATCGCGGCTTCCTCGCGGCCAATCTCGCCCCAGATGGCATCGTCGATCTCGGCGCCGAAGCGGCTCGCCATGCCCGCCGCATCCACGCCGGTGAGCGCGCCGAGCAGCTGGCCGATCACCGGATCGCGGCTGATGCGGATCGCCTCGCCCAGTTCGGGCACCACCGCATCGAGCAGCGCCGTGCCGACTTCCTGCCTGAGATAGAGGCTCGCCGCATCCGGACCGCCGCGTACCAGCGCCACGGCATTTTCGACCCCGATGATCCGGATCGCGTCGGTCACCACCGGGGCGGCGCGGAAGCTCGCATCGATCGCGAAGGTGGCGAAGCGTTCCTCCAGCTGATCCTTGACCAGCGCCGAGGTCAGGATGCGCGAGACCACATCGCCCCGTGCACCGAGCAGCGCGGCAAGATCGAGCCGGGCGACCTGTTCGTCCCAGAACCCGCCGGGCGCGGTAAGGCGGGCAAAGGCGTTCTCCGAGGCGACGAGCAGCAGACGGCGCACCGCCTCGACCAGCGAGAAGCCCCCGCCGGTGCTGGCGCAGCCGGGCAACAGCAGCAGCGCAGCCCCGCTTGCGGCTCCGGCGAGCAGGGTGCGGCGGGTCGGGGCGGCAGTGAGAATTGCGGTCATTGGTCCAGTCTCCAATCTTGCCCTAGGCCTATGCGCGTCTCCATATAACTGCACAATGAACCGCGTTCGCCTGCTTGTCCTCAACGCCGCGCTCGGCCCGCTGGATTACCGGCTGCCCGAGGGTGTGGATGCGCCCGCAGGCAGCGTGGTGATCGCCCCGTTGGGGCCGCGCAAGGTCACTGGCATCGTATGGGACGAAGGCCGTCTGCCGGGGGACGCGATCGCCTTTGAACGCCTGCGCCCGATCCTTGAGGTGCTGCCCGTGCCCCCGCTGCCCGCACCCCTCAGGCGGCTGATCGAGTGGACGGCGGACTATTACTGCGCGCCGCTCGCCGCGGTCGCGCGCATGGCGCTGTCGA
This window contains:
- the cobT gene encoding cobaltochelatase subunit CobT, with protein sequence MADQSPLDLFKQALTGASRAIARDAEVEVAWSADVPGSAGNRFRVPLPGRDLPPDQVTEARGFADSFALKLRHHDAALHARSAPPEPIARACYDAIEQVRYEALGANRFGGIRANLDAATEMRTAGDKIVRAQNSSEVPLQTALALLVREALTGEAVPQKAQGGIELVRDFLEEKVGGDFAGLAEKIGDQEAFQKLALDMLRELDLTRPTEAPDESDSDDADDDDAPSDDEQGDDDNQGEGDPQSAEMAGDMAEGDGEGEQSSDTQTDSDMAEGEPGDDSDAANAPVRPNRPQAEVPASVDYKAFTTRFDEEVAAPDLCDSEELDRLRAYLDSQLTGLQGVVTRLANRLQRRLMAQQNRSWDFDQEEGVLDAARLARVIISPGTALSYKVERDVEFKDTIVTLLIDNSGSMRGRPISIAAISADILARTLERCGVKTEILGFTTRAWKGGQSREAWLADGKPQNPGRLNDLRHIIYKQADEPWRRARRNLGLMMREGLLKENIDGEALIWAHSRLLYRPEERRILMVISDGAPVDDSTLSVNSAGYLEAHLRSVIEWIEKVSPVQLVAIGIGHDVTRYYRRAVTIMDVEQLGGTIMEQLAELFEDEKGTKRK
- the fsa gene encoding fructose-6-phosphate aldolase, which encodes MKFFVDTAEIEPIRELAATGLLDGVTTNPSLIAKSGRDFMEVTKEICGIVDGPVSAEVVALDHATMMKEAEVLRKIADNVCIKVPLTVDGLKTCKALSSEGTMVNVTLCFSANQALLAAKAGATFISPFVGRHDDNGFDGMDLIEDIRLIYDNYNFATEILVASVRHTTHVLQAAKIGADVMTAPPAVIHALFKHVLTDKGIEGFMADWAKTGQSIL
- a CDS encoding DUF2490 domain-containing protein, giving the protein MTRTPMRIASLLAAMVAAWQPSIALADNDDTQLWQFVFLTGDLDKDTRLTVDATQRWREDARGGEQQTLRVTLEQTVAEGVRIGAGGAVFDAGGNTELRPHQQIIFTEGRFEFRTRLEERFFDGADRMELRLRQRVQYNQPLGDGWRASVGGEWLGLLQGRNSGQGASTEQWRAQAGIAYKISDKLEIGANYWLLAFPRGGLPARYTHVPQTVLTYRF
- a CDS encoding DUF4197 domain-containing protein codes for the protein MTAILTAAPTRRTLLAGAASGAALLLLPGCASTGGGFSLVEAVRRLLLVASENAFARLTAPGGFWDEQVARLDLAALLGARGDVVSRILTSALVKDQLEERFATFAIDASFRAAPVVTDAIRIIGVENAVALVRGGPDAASLYLRQEVGTALLDAVVPELGEAIRISRDPVIGQLLGALTGVDAAGMASRFGAEIDDAIWGEIGREEAAIRANPEATRDPLLIGVFGLGRSI